Part of the Tepiditoga spiralis genome, TGGAATTTACATAGTTTCCAGTATTTATTTGTTTTATTATCTTATTATCCTTTAAACTAAATAAATAAATCCCACTATATCCACCACTTATTACAGCAGTTTCTTTACCAACATATTCATAATTTGTTGTTTTTTTTATACTTTCACTATTCTTTACATTTGTTTTTAAAATAATTTCATCTGTTTTTATAGTATTAAAAGCTGTATATATAATCAAAAAAGATATCAAATAAAATACTACTATTTCTAAAAAGTTTTTTTTCATTTTATAACTCCTTTCTTTAAAAAATGAACGGGATAACTCCCGTTCATTATTAAGTTTGTATATCAAATTTTGATTTGTTTGTATTTGCACTCATTTCTTTAAGTGTATTAACAGATTTTTTCATTGCTTCCTTCCAAGTATCCAATAAATCTTTTATAAGACCTTGTACTTCTTCAATTATTTCAATATCTTTTTTTACATTTGCTTCTAAAAGTCTTCTATACATATAATTATATAAAGATCTTAAATTTTTTGATACTTCTCCACCAACTTCCATATCCAATGAAACATTTAATTCATTTATTATATCTTCAACTCTTATTATTTGTTTATTTGCTTCAGTAAAATTTTTTTCTTTTATCATTGTTTTAGATTTTTCAAGTCTTTCAACAGCATTTGAATAAAGCATTTCAACGAGCTTAGCAGGAGTAGCAGTTCTTACTGTATTTTCAAAATAAGTATTGTTGTTTTGATTATACATTTAAATCACCTCTTAATTAAAACTTTCATTAAGTAATCTTTTTCCTTCTTCAAATATTTCTTCAAATAATTTTAATATTTCTTCAAAATCAAAATCAACAATATCCGAAAGTTCCAAAGTGTCTTTTTCTTCTTGTGCTTTAAACATTGATTCTATTACCTTTTTTATTTTTTCAATATCTTCATCTGAGTATATCTTTTTATTTGAAAATATTTCTATTTGTTCAATTATTTTAAGGAGTGACTGAAATCCTTCTGATAAAGCTGAAAGCATTTTTTGACCTTCTTGTGTATTTAAAAGCAACTCTTTTGAAAAAGATTCTGAATTTTCCTTTACTTTATTCAAATAAACTAAAGCTTCATCACACAATGTCATTAAAACATCTTTTTTTGGTTTAAATTCTAATACTATATTTTCTCCACCTTCAAAATGAGCATTTTGAAGCTCTGATATATACGAAATTGGAATTTCTTTATCATTTATCTTTAAATAAGTTAGAATTCCTTCTGTTTCATTTGTATATTCTGTAATCATATCATTAAAAGATTGAAATTTTTCGGGCTCTACACTCAGTGTTTCATTTTTTATTCCTCTTAATTCTACATTTATATTCAATGCACTGCAACCTCCCTTTTTAGTCTTTAATATATCGACTAAAAACCTTTAATACTTAAACTTACTTACCTTTTTTCCTATATTCTTTGAATCATTAAATAAGTTCCTATACCATTGTTTATATTCATTTATTTTTTTATCTTCTGATACATTATAAATGTTTATAAAATCTTCTTCCAAATTCAAAAACTCAAATAATTTAGAAAGCTTTTCAAATTGATTTAATATCATATCTTTTCCAAAGTAATTAATTAATTTTAATAAAATTTCTTTTTCTACATCTTCTTTTTCTACATCATCTTTAAACATTTTTAATTCATCTAAAGCGTCTTTTATTTCAAATTGTATACTTTTTGAGTTTCCAGACAATAATTCATCAAATAATTCTATAAAATCTTCTTCTTCATCAAAGTTTTCATCAAATATTTCCTTCATTTTATCTTCAATTTCATCCATATCTTCTATAATAAAATCTAACTCTACCTCTGGAGAAATGAAATCTTCCTCTCTTGTTTCACGAGTCTTTAAAAATTTTAAATAATTTATATACTCTTTTAATTCATCACTAGCATTATCTATTTCCAATATTCTTTTCAAATTAACATCATAAATATTAAATATCTCATCTTTTTTATTAATTAAATAGTTATATGAAACTTCTTTTGCATTAGAAGCTTCACCATATTCTTTTGTTAATTTATCTATTATTTCTGGTAAAATAGAACTTCTAAATGAATTAAGTTCTTTTAATAAAGATTTATAAAAATCTAAAAGTTGTTTTTTAGTAAATTTTACAAATAAATCAAAGTAATTCTGATAATCATAAGAAGAAAATAATAAATGATGCTCAATATATCTTCCATCTTTTTTTAAATATAAAAAAGTAATATCTGTACTTTCATTCAAAGAATAAATCAAAGATTCCATATCTATTATATTTTGAGTTTGATGATCTAATTCTGTAGAAAGTACTGAAACCATATTTTTTTTGTCTGATTCAAGAAATGAATTTATTCTAGTTAAAGTTAAGATAAATGGAATGTATTCCATATTTATCTTTAATTTATCGAATTCTGTATTTTTTTCAAGATTAAATTCATTATCATACCATACATAATCTCCAGTTTTTAAGCTTACTTCAAAACTATATTTTTCTAATATATCAGAATCTGAGCTTTTATTTTGATTAAATAGTATTTTTTTTATAAAATTCGGTTTAATTTCAAAGTAATCTCCGTTTTTTTTCTTGTAAACGGCCAACACTTACACCTCACTTATCATATCCATAAAGATTTAATATTTTTCCAAGTATTAAAAATGTTACTATTGAAATTATAGCACCATAAATTGGAAAATTCCAAGAAAACAGAGATATTAAACCATATGTTATAGAAATTAAATATAAAACAAAGACTGTTAACGGTACAGAAGAATTAAATCTTCTATTTAACTTATCATATATATGTTCTCTATCTCCAGAAAATGGTGATTTTTTATTTAAAATTCTTCTTAATATCGCAAAAGAGAAATCAGTTGCAAAAACTCCTCCTATTATTAAAGATATAAAATATCCTCCATTTCCATGTTTTTGAGTTAAACTCGTTATTGAATAAAACAATGTAAATCCAAGTAAATAAGACCCTGCATCACCTAAAAATATCTTAGCAGGATATTTATTATAAATTAAAAAACCTATTAATGCAAAAACTATATAATATAAACTATTATCTCCAAGTATAGCAAAAAAGGTTAAAGCTATTGCGGTTATTCCAGAACAAACTCCATCCATACCATCTATCATATTTACTGAATTTATTATTGCAACTCCAGTAATCATTAATAGAAAAAAATACACAATATGAATATAACCATAAATCATATATATAGTAATTCCCATTAAAATAAATTCCAAAATTAATCTTACTTTAGAATTAACATTCTTTATATCATCCCAAAGCCCTAAAAAAGTTATTAATACAGCTGGAAGTATATAAGAAATATTAAAAATAAAAAACGGGATTATAGAAAATAAAACTGCAACTCCTCCCAAATAGGGTATTGATTTTTTATGCGTTTTTAAGTTTTCATCTGGATTATCAACTATATTAGCTTTCTTTGCTATGAGTATCATTAAAGGTGTTAAAATTATTGCAAATATCATAGATAAAGCATACATATTATTACCTCGCTATATTTTTTCTTATGACTGCCGTTGAATCTGGAATATACTTTTTTATTAAAGTTTGTAGCATATCCAAATCATCATTTTTTATTGACTTTAAAAGTTCTATTACTAATCCTTCAGTATCTTTTAATACAGTTGAATTTCTTGCTATATATATTCTCTTATTTTGTGTTTTTTCATAATCTTCTTCATTTAAAAATAATTCTTCATAAAGTTTTTCTCCCGGTTTTGTACCGGTATAAACTATTTCAATATCTTGATCGGGAACATATCCAGAAAGCCTTATTAACTCTCTTGCAAGATGATCTATTAAAACAGGTTCTTCCATATCCAATACAAAAACTTCTCCATTTTTTGCAAAGTTTCCGCTTTGAATAACAAGTGCAACCGCTTCTGGAATAGTCATAAAATATCTTTTCATTTTTGGGTGAGTTACAGTAACAGGTCCACCTTTTTTTATCTGTTCTTTAAATATTGGAACAACACTTCCACGACTTCCGAGTACATTTCCAAATCTTACAATACCAAAGTTTGTTTTTGAATTTTTTGCAACACTCTTTATTAAAATTTCTCCAAATCTTTTAGACGTTCCCATTATTGAAGTTGGATTTATGGCTTTATCAGTAGATATAAATATAAATTTCTTTACATCATATTTATCTGCAAGTTTAGCAAGTTCATATGTTCCAAGTGAATTTACTCTAAAAGCCTCTGTTGGATTTTCTTCCATAAGAAAAACATGTTTATGGGCTGCAGCATGAAAAACAACATCAAATTTAAATTTTTTAAAAACACTTTCCATTCTTTCTTTATTTGTTATATCACATATTATATCTTCTATTTTTAATTCAGGAAATCTTTCTACTAACTCTCTTTTTATTTTAAAAATACTATTTTCTCCACGACCCAAGATATATAATGTTTTTGGGTTTAAGGCGCAAACTTGTCTACATATTTCAGAACCAATACTTCCTCCAGCTCCAGTAATTAATATATTTTTTTTATTTATATATTCTTTTATTTGATTAAAATCAACATTTACTTCTTTTCTTCCCAATAAATCTGATATTTCTACATCTCTTAAAAATCCTAAAGAAAGCTTATTACTTAATATTTCATAAAAACTTGGAAGAGTTTTTACCAAAACTTTTTTATTATCTATTTTATTAAAAATTTGTTTTATTTCTTTTGAAGAAGCACTTGGAATCGAAATGATTATCTCATTTATTTCAAGTTCCTTTACGTATTTCATAATATTTGATGTATCATCATAAACTCTATAACCATGTATACTTCTTCCTATTTTATTTTTATCATCATCAAGAAATCCTCTAACAATACCAAATTCCGGATGCCTTTCAAATTCATTTAAAATCTCTGTTCCAGCTTCTCCAGCACCAATTATAAGTATGTTTTTTGAACTTATGTTTTTCTTTTTAAAGTATCCATTACTTTTAGCAAACCAAAAAATTCTACTCCATACAATTAAAAAAGTTCCTATTAGTGCTGTCATTGCTGAAATACTAAACGGTAAAAGGAAAAAATCAGTAACATACCTTCTTAAAAGTTCCACAAAAACAAAAGAAGATAAAAAACCTATAATACTACTATTAAAAACAACCATTAAATCAGTTAATTTTGCAAATCTCCAAATCGAATTATAAACCCCAAATAAATAATATACAAGTATCATTATAAAAGGTAAAATTAAAATAGAAGAAAAATATTTATCCATTTCATTCATATTAAATTGAAATCTCAATACTAATGATAATATATAAGAAATAAAAAATATTGAAATATCAACTAAAGATAGTATAATCTTACGCCTTGTAAGATATTTCATTTTCAATCTCCTCCAAAACTTCTTTTATTTTTAAAACAACATATTCTTGTTCTTGAATAGATATATTAGAATAAAAAGGAATGGCAACAGTCAACGAAGATATTAATTCTGTTATTGGATAATCACCATATTCATATCCATATAATTCCTTATAAAACGGTTGTAAATGAACTGGACTAAAGTAATTTTTGCTTTGAACGCCTTTTTCATTTAACTTCTTTAAAAATAATTTATGTATTTCTTTTATTTTATAAATTAGTTTTTTCCATTCTTCTTTATCTATTTTTTCTGACACTTTAAATTCTTTAACCCAATTAGGTATTTTTATAAACTTAGAAATCCAGTTTAAATCTAATCTTATAACATAAACAAACCAGCTCATTTTTGTTGTATATTTTTCTATTTTTGGCAAAATAATTCTACTTTCATCTTTAAATAAATTATGATAATTATCAGCTACTTTTTCACGAAGTAATAAAATTTCATTTATTTTTTTCATTTGAGCATATCCCATAGCAGCTGACATTTCATCTAAACGATAATTATAGCCAATCCTAACATGTTCAAGCCATTCCATTGAATCTCCACGACCTTGATTAGCCATTGAACGGCATAGTTTACTTATTTCTTCATTATTTGTTATTATTACGCCACCTTCACCTGTTGTTATTTGTTTGTTTGGGTAAAATGCAAAGGTTCCTGCAATTCCAAAAGTTCCCGTTTTTTTCCCTTTGTACTCAGAACCAAGAGCTTCACAAGAATCTTCTATTATATCAATATTATTTGGAAGAATTTTATAAACTTCATCCCAATCTATAGGTTGTCCAAAAATGTCAACTCCCATAAATGATTTTATCTCATTGTATGGGACTTTTGTTATCTTATTTCCATTTTTTATTAATTTTTTTAACTCTTCAATAGATATGTTATAAGTATATGGATCAATATCAACAAACACTGGATGTCCATTTTCATAAATTGCTACATTTGAAGAAGATATAAAGGTAAATGGCGTTACTATCATTCCATTATTTTTAGTAAAACCAGTTGCCTTAAGTATCAACTGTAATGCTGATGTACCACTGTTTACCCCTACACAATACTTTGATTTTGTAAATTCAATAAAGCTTTCTTCAAATTTTTTTAAGTACGGACCAAGTGCTAAATAGTTTGAATCTAAAACATTGTTTACATATTTTTTTTCATCGTTGGTTATATATGGTTTTGATAAAGGAACAAACACAGTGCGCCCCCTATATAAAAGTTTTTATTCTATCATAATCTTCTTTATTTATCTTTTCTTCATCAAATAATCTTTGTAATATTTTTTTTGCAGTTTCTTTTTTTAAAGCGGTTACTTCTGAAAAAATTTTACTATATTTTTCATCTTCATTTAATTTTTCTATTTCATTTGTTATTTTAATATATAAATTATCTATTAAAGTATTTATGTCTTCCTTTATTTCTTCTTTTGGAATTTGTACATACTTAGTATAATCTCCACTTGCAGTACCATTTGCAATATAACACATATCAGTTTCCCTTATAAGATTAAACAAAAGTAACCATTCATAAAAATTCAGTGTTATTATTCTAAAAATCATAGCTACATTTCCTTCGCGTAGTCTTATAAATCTACTTTTTATTATTTTATTATGTAGTTCTGATTCTTGCATATGCCATTGATCTTTTACTATTCCATTTATCATAAAAACATAAGAAATCCATGTAACTGTAAGTGAAATTATAAAAGTTATAGATTTCCATAAAGGATAAGTTTCTACTATTTTTGAGTATTCCGAAGGATTGATATCAATAAGTTGATTTGTCATATCTATACTCAAAAAAGCTATAACAAGTGCCGAAATAATGTATAAAATAAATGGTATATAACTCATTTTTATATTTTTAATTGGAAAATCCCAATTATTTGCATTATAAATTTCTTTCATTTTCTTTATATGTTCATTTCTATTTTTTATTAACGTATGATAAACAAAAAGTATTATTGCCATACCTATAAATTGTAAATAAGGTATATACCAAAATATTAATGCTATTAAAATAATGAACGGTTTTAACAAAATCATATTTTTTTCCTCACTTGTTTTCTAATTTTTCTGTAATTAAATTTATAAACCAACCTTTTTCAACTTGTATTTGTTCACCAGTTTTTAAATCCTTAAAAGAAACAATATTATTTTTTACTTCATCTTCGCCTATTATAACAGCAAATTTTGAATTTAATTTGTTTGCATGCTTCATTTGACCACCAAAATTTCTTTTTGAAATATTTAAAAATATTTTTAAATTTTTTTCACGTAAATCTTTAGCTATTTTTATTGCTTCTTTTTGGGTACCTTCTCCAGAATAAATTATATAAACATCTATTTCATCATTTTCAGGTATTTCTACTTTTTCTGCTTTCAATGCTAATACTAATCTTTCTAATCCAAAAGCCATTCCAACTGATGGTGTTTCTTTTCCACCAATTTCACTGACTAATCCATCATACCTTCCACCACCACCTATTGCAGATTGTGATCCAAGCATTGGGTGTTCTATTTCAAAAGCCGTTCTGTTATAATAATCTAATCCTCTAACTATCCTCGAATCTACTTCATAAGGAATTTTAAATTCGTCTAAATATTCTTTTAGTTTATCAAAATGCTCTTTACATCCTTCATCTAAATAATCTAATATTGAAGGAGCATTTTTTGACTTATCAAGATCTTTTTTACAATCTAAAAGTCTCATTATATTTGTATTAAAACGTTTATTACAATCTTCACATAATTGAGGAAGAAGAGGTTCATAAAATTCTTTTAAAGCATTTTTATATTCTGCTCTACAATTTTCACAACCTATACTATTTATTTTTATTTTAAAGTTTTTTAATCCAAGTTCTCTTAAAAAATCATAATTCATACTTATAATTTCAGCATCAGCCATTGGTGTGTTGGCACCAAAAATTTCAGCACCTATTTGATGAAACTGTCTATATCTTCCAGCTTGAGGTTTTTCATATCTAAACATTGGACCCATATAAAATATCTTCGTTGGAGATCCAAAAGAAGACATTGAATTTTCAACATAAGCTCTAACTATTGGTGCAGTTCCTTCTGGTCTTAATGTTATAGATCTTCCACCTTTATCTTCAAAAGTATACATTTCTTTTTGAACTACATCAGTTGTTTCACCAACTCCCCTTAAAATTAACTTTGTATTTTCAATTATAGGAGTTCTAACTTCATTAAAAGCATACTTTTTTAATACTTTTTTTGCTGTTTCTTCAATATAACTCCAATACTTCATTTCTTCTCCATATATATCTTGAGTTCCTTTTATTCTATTATATTTAGCCAACTTAAATTCCTCCTATTTTTAAAAAAACTATTTCTCTTCAAACTATTTTACCATAAATATATATAAACAAAAAGGAGCCTTTGGCTCCTTGATTGTTTTTTATCTCTTTTTTCCGCCTCTTTTTTTATCTCTAGATCTTCTAAACTCTGAAATTTTTCTATCGCTGTCCTTTAAGAACATAGAAAGTCTTTTTTCAAAGTTGTCATCTTTTACAGGCGCATCATTTTTTATATCTTTTAATGAAATTTCAAGTTTTCCATCTTTTGTTTTGCCTATAACCTTACCTTCAACAACTTTTCCAACTTCTAAAAAGTCAGTGATGTTCTTTACATAATTTTTTGAAACCTTAGATATATGTACAAAACCATCCTCGCCACTGTTTTCTACTTTGACAAATGCTCCGAATTTTTTAATATCAACTACTTTTACCTTAACAACAGTGCCCTGAACTATACCTTCACTCACTTATATAACCAGCCCTTTCAAAAAGAATTTCTCACATGAACCTTGCTAAGCCGTGATTTCGCCAATGGCGGCCCGGGTCCAGGCTACGGTATTCACCTCCGAAAAAATAATTATTATTAAGCATCTGAAAATTTCTTAAAGAAAATGCAAGGATCAGATGCTTTAAAAACTTTTTATTTTTTTTATTTAGTTTTCAAGGAACTTTTTATACTTGTTCTTGAATCTTTGTACTCTACCTTCAGTATCGAGTATTTGTGCTCCTGTTTCACCTTTATAGAAAGGATGACATTTTGAACACACATCAAGTCTCATGTTTTCAACTGTAGAATAAATTTTGTGTTCTGCACCACATGCGCATTTAACAGTTATTAACTTCATTTCAGGATGTATTCCTTTTTTCATAGCTTCAATCCACCTCTTGTATATTTAGTTTTATTTCCCTGCTATTATAGCATATTCGTTTTTATAGTGTCAAGGCTAAAAATATTAATTAATATTAAATTAACTTATCATTCACTATATTGAACTATATAACAAATAACTTTTACCAATTATATTGTATATTATATAAAAATATGTTAGAATTTAAAAAAATTAAAGTTTTGAAAGGAAGTATATATGACTATAAAAACTTACATAGAAATAAATAATAAAATGAAAGAAATTTTTTTTGATGTAAACTCACAAGAATACAAAGAACTATTGGATAAAAACTTAGTTAAAAAAAACGAATTAAATTTAAAGCTATTTACTAAAGATAAAAAGGTTCAAGATGTTTGGCGATACAATTATATTCCAGAAAAAGGCGTTATTAATAACAAAACCTCAGACTTTAATTCTAAATTTAATGATAAAAAAATTCCACTTGACATTAAAAACTCAATAATTTTATTATTAGAATCACCTCATAAAGATGAATATCAAAAAAACAACTTTATTCCAATAGCTCCAGCACAAGGTGCAACTGGTAGAGCAATAGAAAAGTTTAAAGATAGGAACAGCTCAAAAACCTTAAAATATCTAACAATTGAAGACTTACTAAAAAAAACAAACATTATAGAAAAATCACCAATACTTTTAGTTAATCCCGTTCAATATCAAGCATCTTTAGGAAGTTTTACTAAAAAATTAAATAAAAACTTAAGAAATAATTTATGGAAATCATTATTTAATGAATTAAAAAATGATTTTATCTCAAGAATAACTATCTACAAACCTTTATTAATAATAAACGGCTGTACAAATGATTTAAAAGATGAAGTTAATAATTGTATAAATACAAACAAAATAATAAATGTTCCACACCCTTACAATTGGTCCTTTGGTGGAATACGTAATCCAATTTACTTAAAATAATCATAAAGTTTCAATTATACTTAAAATATTTTTATTTGTATAAAATAATAAAGAATCGACTTATGTCGATTCTTTATTTATGGGGGAGATTATATCTTTTTAAAAAAAGATTTTGTATTCGTATGCAAAAATAGTTTCTTTATTTAATCTTTCTTCATTTACTAAGTTTACTTTTGTTCCAAATAATGTGTTTTTAATTTTTTTAATCATTGACATCGCCTCCGTTTAAGTTGTTTTATTTTTATTTTCATTTATAGTATAATCCGTGGTCTTTACTGCATGTCAATACTAAAAAAACTAATTTTTTGGTAAATTGTTTGTAAATAGTGGAGTGCTATGTCTATTTTTATTTTAAAGAAATAAAAGAAATATTATTGCATACTTCGAAAACATTATTTAATAATAAAGAGATGAACTTAATGTTCATCTCTCTTAATTAATTTTCATTTAATTTTTTTAACTCTAATTTTACCAGTTCAATAGTTTCTTTTCCTTGTGCAATCCAATCTGGATGAAAATCCATTGTTAAAACTTTTTCAAATTCTTTTTTTGCTAAATCTTTTTTATTTATTTTTTCATATAAAATACCAAGTTCGTAATGAATATTTGAATATTTTGGATTTAATTCCAATGCTTTTTTTAAATATTCTTCAGATTTATTCATATTATTTAATGGCCAAGGAACATCTCTATATCTCATACCAAGAGCTATATATGTATAACTATAATTTGGATTCAATTCCAATGCTTTCTTTAAATATTTATCAAAATCACCAAGCATAAATAAACTCTCTATTATTCCTTTAAATTGAGCCAACCTTCCAATTGCAGTTCCCGTTACATAATTCGCATAATAACTCTTCGGATTTAGCTTAACTGCTTTTTTCCCATATTCTATTGCTTTTTCATATGTTTTAATTCTTTCAGATTCATCTTTTATACCCCAATTTGCTAATTCAGTTAAAGATTGACAGAGTATTGAAAGATTTTCAGAAGTTTTAGTAGCAGTATTTAGAATTCTTATTAAAGAATTCATTTCTTCAACACTTCTAATACTGTTTGCATGTAAAAATAGTTTTTGATAATCTTGTGTAAAATTTAAACTCACTAAAATAATAAAAAATAAACTTATAAAAATTTTTTTCATAAATCCACCCCCTTAAAAATATTTTATCATAATTTACACTCTTTTTACGATTTTACTGTATAATACTATTGTACTATCAGTAAAAAAATACAAAAGGATGTGAAATTATGTCTATACTTATAACAGGTGGAGCTGGTTACATTGGAAGTCATACATGTGTTGAATTTTTAAATGCTGGTTATGATATTGTAGTTGTAGATAATCTTTCTAACAGTAAAAAAGAATCTTTAAACAGAGTTGAACAAATTACAGGAAAAACTTTAAAGTTTTATCATACCGATATTTTAAATAAAACCGAATTAGAAAAAGTATTTGAAGAAAATAATATAGAAGCAGTCATACATTTTGCAGGTTTAAAAGCAGTTGGAGAATCAGTTGCTATACCTTTAAAGTACTATCATAATAATATAACTGGAACACTTATCTTAAATGAAGTAATGCAAAAATATAATGTAAAAAAAATGGTTTTTAGTTCTTCTGCAACTGTTTATGGTGATCCTGAATCAGTACCTATTTCTGAAGATTTCCCTTTACATGCAACAAACCCTTATGGAAGAACAAAGTTAATGATCGAAGAAATATTAAGAGACTTATATATTTCAGATAATGATTGGAGTATCGCACTTTTAAGATATTTTAATCCAATAGGAGCGCATGAAAGTGGAAGGATAGGAGAAGATCCAAATGGAATACCTAATAATTTAATGCCTTATATAACTCAAGTTGCTGTTGGTAAAAGAGAAAAGTTGAGTGTATTTGGAAATGACTACAACACTCATGATGGAACTGGTGTAAGAGATTATATACACGTTGTTGATTTAGCAAAAGGACATTTAAAAGCTCTTGAAAAAATAATGAAAACAAAAGGAATAGATGCTTACAATTTAGGAACTGGAACTGGATACAGTGTTTTAGATGTTGTTAAAAGTTTTGAAAAAGCAAATAATATAAAAATACCTTATATAATAACAAAAAGACGCCCTGGAGATATAGATAAATGTTATGCTAATCCAGAAAAAGCATTAAAAGAACTTGGATGGAAAGCAGAAAAAAATCTCGAAGATATGTGTAGAGATTCTTGGAATTGGCAGAAAAACAATCCAAAAGGATATTAAAAAAAGCATCTTACGATGCTTTTTTTAATTATAATGGTAAAACTTTTTTATTGTATACTTCATTTAATGTTTGTGCCATAGCTCCATAAATTGCAGAAAATCCACAGAAAATACCTTCATATCCAGCAATCGTCTTTATAACTGATATTCCTGTAAAATCTCCAGCAGCTAATAAGAAAAATAAGATTGTTAAAGAACCAAAGATAACTTGATTAGTTTTATTTTGTTTTAGTGTTCCAATAAACATATATAAAGTAAAAATTCCCCATAACAATAAGTACCAAGCTACTGATTTTGCGTCAGCTAAAGGACCCATATTTATACCATTCAAAGTCCATATTCCAACTAAAGAAAGCCAAAATAATCCGTAAGATGTAAAGGCCAATGCTCCAAATGTATTTTCATTT contains:
- a CDS encoding acetate uptake transporter; amino-acid sequence: MNKKANPAPLGLMGFGMTTVLLNLHNAGFLKLSVVIISMGIFYGGLAQVIAGIMEFKNENTFGALAFTSYGLFWLSLVGIWTLNGINMGPLADAKSVAWYLLLWGIFTLYMFIGTLKQNKTNQVIFGSLTILFFLLAAGDFTGISVIKTIAGYEGIFCGFSAIYGAMAQTLNEVYNKKVLPL
- the galE gene encoding UDP-glucose 4-epimerase GalE — encoded protein: MSILITGGAGYIGSHTCVEFLNAGYDIVVVDNLSNSKKESLNRVEQITGKTLKFYHTDILNKTELEKVFEENNIEAVIHFAGLKAVGESVAIPLKYYHNNITGTLILNEVMQKYNVKKMVFSSSATVYGDPESVPISEDFPLHATNPYGRTKLMIEEILRDLYISDNDWSIALLRYFNPIGAHESGRIGEDPNGIPNNLMPYITQVAVGKREKLSVFGNDYNTHDGTGVRDYIHVVDLAKGHLKALEKIMKTKGIDAYNLGTGTGYSVLDVVKSFEKANNIKIPYIITKRRPGDIDKCYANPEKALKELGWKAEKNLEDMCRDSWNWQKNNPKGY